Proteins encoded within one genomic window of bacterium:
- a CDS encoding phosphomannomutase — protein sequence MNKEIFRAYDIRGIAETDLNSQTVENIGRAYGTFMIREGKKLVSVGRDVRLSSGRIRDALVKGILSTGIDVIDVGVVPTPLVYFSIVHFKTHGSVMVTG from the coding sequence ATGAACAAAGAAATTTTCAGGGCATATGATATAAGAGGTATTGCAGAAACAGATCTTAATTCGCAGACTGTGGAAAATATAGGCAGAGCATACGGAACTTTTATGATCAGGGAGGGGAAAAAACTTGTCTCTGTGGGCAGAGACGTAAGGCTATCCTCAGGCAGAATAAGAGACGCTCTTGTAAAAGGTATTTTGTCAACCGGTATAGATGTAATTGATGTCGGGGTTGTACCGACTCCGCTTGTTTATTTTTCCATTGTGCATTTTAAAACACACGGAAGCGTAATGGTAACAGGCAG